The following is a genomic window from Dryobates pubescens isolate bDryPub1 chromosome 29, bDryPub1.pri, whole genome shotgun sequence.
gggggatCATGAGCACCTACAAACACCCTGGGCATCTCCcaaaggagctggaggggctgggatggcatcccttcccatcccatcccatcccatcccatcccatcccatcccatcccatcccatcccatcccatcccatcccatcccatcccatcccatcccatcccaccccacaaGGCTGGCCACGGACCCCTTCCCTGGGAGCCTATTACTCCATGGCCACCTCTTGACAAGCTttctccctcctgtgctggcCCAGGGGCCATACACCCATCTCTCAGCTCCTCAAAAGATGCCAAGGGGGGGTCCCCCTGCAGTACCTGCCCTGTTCAGAGCCAGGGTCCTCCTCCTCTGGCTCCACCAGCGActcctggctgaggctgtggggcagagccagcagcgcCCGGCGCAGCAGCAGGGCCTTGCCCATCTTGATGGCTTCATACAGCATGGACAGCAGCAGGATCACCAGCACTGAgagcaccatccctgcaggagaAACACCCTGTCACTGccagggggcggggggcagtGGGTCCTGCCATCTGTCCCCATGGAGGAAGGTGAAATAGGGTTGGGATacggctgggctgcagccagagcagggagagcagcagcacagggatgggattctgcccctctgctctgacccccctgcagcactgcctccagctctgggcccccccagcacagcaaggacctggagatgctggagagggtccagaggaggccacagagatcagagggctggagaacctcccctgtggggacaggttgggagAGCTAAGActatgcagcctggagaagagaaggctccaaggagacctcagagcagcctcccagcacctgaagggagctccaggagagctggggagggactttggacaagggcttgtggtgacaggacaaggggcaatggctttgagctgggagagaggagactgagagtggaggaagaaattgtttagagtgagggtggggagacactggcacaggttgcccagggaggttgtggatggccctccctggaggtgtccaaggtcTCAGCCTGGGAGgattggccctggctgggggatgATTAGAGCCAGGGCCAAGCAAAACCAGGCAGTGTTGTCCAAGCTCTGGGATGAGAGGGGTGTGGAGCCcatcacagctctgccctgcccccccatGCCCTGCTGGCCTCTCTCCCAGCCCATCACTAGCAGCTCCTGTCAGAAGTGCCAGGCCACATCCTTGTCCTCAGGTGGGGAGGCCAGCTGGTGGTGGCTGGGCAGATGGACAGACAGCCTGCTGGGGGTCtcagagtggggctggggcctacctgtggggctgtggacactccagaagtcaaagagcagcactgctgtgtctgAGAAGTAGAAGGACATCTGGAAGAGAAGCCAAGGGAAGGTCAGCACCAGGAACCAGCTCGGGGAGAGGGGGCAGACAGGGGCTGGGGCACccacatctccagcaggcctgggcaccctgggcacccACCACCCtgaagggctgagccctgctgccagcactgccctgctgccagctggggctgtaCCAAGTGGTGCAATTGGCCTCCCCTGATCCCTGAAATGGGAAGAGGAACCTGCACTGGAGTCAGAGTCATGCTGCCAGGCCCAGCTCCTCCCCTGGCTTctagcagggctctggcagcagctgctgagtgtcTCTGAGCTGCTGAGAAAACCCCAGACTACCAGAAAGAGAAGTGAGCCCAGGACTGCATTAGCctgaaggggagaagggaagggccAAGGCAGACAGAGGCAGGCTGGTGGCCACCATCTGCAGCGTgaagcaaagccagctggagctCAGAGTCCAGAGTCCTGCCACCTTCcaccttcctctgctcctgggggtCCCTTCTGTCTCACCAGGACAGGCCAAAGCACCCAGAGCCACAATGGCTGCCATGGCAGCTGGTCCAGGGATGCTTCCCTTGGCTGGGAGTCCAGGCACTCACTGTCCA
Proteins encoded in this region:
- the SLC31A2 gene encoding probable low affinity copper uptake protein 2 yields the protein MSFYFSDTAVLLFDFWSVHSPTGMVLSVLVILLLSMLYEAIKMGKALLLRRALLALPHSLSQESLVEPEEEDPGSEQGRWFGYHAGQTLFHVLQVVLGYLLMLAVMSYNAWIFLGAILGSTLGYFLVYPLLGRG